The Desulfobacteraceae bacterium genomic interval CCATTAGGGAGGTTTTGCAGCATGGCTGAGGAAGCAATCAAAATCGGAGGCAAGAAGAAAACCACGTTCATGGACCAGGTCAAGGGCCTGCTGCCCGAGGGCGGCAACCTCAACCTGTGCCTGACCTGCGGGGCGTGCTCCTCGGGGTGTCCGGCGACGGGTCTGGAGGGCATGGACCCGCGCAAGTTCCTGCGCATGGCCGCGCTGGGGCTGGACGAGGAGGTCA includes:
- a CDS encoding oxidoreductase, with amino-acid sequence MAEEAIKIGGKKKTTFMDQVKGLLPEGGNLNLCLTCGACSSGCPATGLEGMDPRKFLRMAALGLDEEV